In Ooceraea biroi isolate clonal line C1 chromosome 6, Obir_v5.4, whole genome shotgun sequence, the genomic stretch CCCATCCCTATAGACATAAGGGGGAGAGGAGCCCTTATTAGTaatagtatttataaaattccagaaattattgatattattcgGGATGGAGTTCTCGGTTCTACCGACATAATCCCTCCACACCACCCCAGACAGAGCCTTACATTGTGATCTGGCATTTGAAAACACCAGATAGTCTGAGAACAAATTAGTTCTTTTAAAAGTATAGTGAGCTCTCCTTTTTGATTTAACAAGGGCAATCGATTCTCTTGTGAACCATCTAGGGTAGGCAGATGGACGAATCGTGCATACCGGTACATACGATGAAGCGGCATAATCCAGGTGCGAGTACAGTAAACCAACAGCGCTCTCAACGCTCAATCCCTCAAGCTCCACGTCCCAGTGAATACCTCCcaaataatcatttattgCCACGTAATTCGCGCGACTAAAGTTCCGTCTCACAACTCGTGGCCCGCATCCAAGTTCCACTTTTAAACACGGCAACGTAAAGTCAAGGGCTGGGTGATACTTATCGCAGCTTAACAATGATTCGACGGCCAGACACACCGGGGCCATTTGAACGGTAGAAAAAACAAGATCCAGCGTATTACCAGTCACACTGCTAACAAAGTTGTGTTGGTACAGTTGCAACTCATTGAAATGAGTTACCAGTGTATTTGCTTGCCTTAACATATTACATCGGCCTTTAATTTCATATGTTAGAACTCCCCGAACGTCAGAACCGACCACCAAGTGTGGAAGATTATAGTCACCGGCAATGACCAGATCAATATTGCGAGATTTGGAGCAAATGTCCTCAACAACCGAGCAATGCGACTCGTAAGTCATCGTATCCGATCCCGGCGGTATATAGACCGCACCGAAAACAATGTGTTTATGACCAATCTGGACATCAATGTATAAATGTTCTACAGCCGATTCACAAATATTTAGCGCCCTCGATGGATAGATCTCACGGACCGCTATCAAAACGCCACCTCCTCTGACGCAATCACTCGAAGCGCTCTCTCTGTCACAACGAAATACATTATACCGGTCCAAACCAAGTTCagcattatttatacttttattcaacCACGTTTCGACTAGGATTATCACATCGTACGACATCGTAGATAAGTTCGATGCACAGCGCAAATCCGGCAATTTAGTTCTCAGACCACGCACATTTTGGTAGTATACTCGAGGACAAATTACACGTTTTTTGAATTCATTGGCTGATTCGCACTTACAATTTTAGGCACACCACCAATATATCTAATTGTCTTACTCTCGCCCGCGTCTTGAAGCTCTCTGAGATGAGCTCTTAGATTCATCAAGTACTTTCGTTGTTTCGGTGTTTGATCTTGATAGATTTTTGCTGGTCCAGTGTACTTCCCCTTATTGCGTAGTACCAGTATCGCTTCTTgttttgaagaaaatgaaacaCACAGAGGCCTGGGTTGACCATGTTTCTTCACTCCCAATCTTCTAACTTTATAACTCGGCTCCAAACTGGGCAAGATAGTATGAAGAACATCGTTAACAAGATCCTTATCCGAAACGTCGTTACTATCCGAATGTTCCGGTTCATCTAGAGAAAACATAATGATATTCGAAGCTCGACTTTCTCGTTCCGCGATCTCGGCGAACAGATCCTCCTCGGCCAGCGATACTCCATCACTGGCACGCCGCTCCACATTTTCGAGTCCGTCAATCCTCTCAGCCAGTTTCTGCATATCCTCTCTTATAATTCCAATGTCGGCCTTAAGAGATTCTACTATCTCTCTccgaaaaatggcaaattcagACCTTATCAGCTCGCGAATCTTATTGATAGCCGAACCAGAGAGACCGGCATCCGCCGGACAGGCCGTACAATCTAGAAATTTTCCATTCAGATACGGATGCCCAGTACGAGGGATGCACGCTGGATGAGAAGCAATGCCACACTTAATGCAGACAACAGGCTTTGCCACAATCGTGTTGCAACCTTTACACACTTTTCTATTATCGGACATgatgatttaaaatgtatcgagcaaatacaaaaatacaaattatgtctgttaattaatgttctgTTAAATTCTGGGTATTTTTTCTTCCGTTTCGTGCATGCAGAGAATTTGGAACATCTTCAAAAAGTTACATCAAAGTCAACCGACAAATATCCATACATTCCGACAAAATCCATTCTACCGCGATACCAAGTT encodes the following:
- the LOC113562189 gene encoding uncharacterized protein LOC113562189; the protein is MSYDVIILVETWLNKSINNAELGLDRYNVFRCDRESASSDCVRGGGVLIAVREIYPSRALNICESAVEHLYIDVQIGHKHIVFGAVYIPPGSDTMTYESHCSVVEDICSKSRNIDLVIAGDYNLPHLVVGSDVRGVLTYEIKGRCNMLRQANTLVTHFNELQLYQHNFVSSVTGNTLDLVFSTVQMAPVCLAVESLLSCDKYHPALDFTLPCLKVELGCGPRVVRRNFSRANYVAINDYLGGIHWDVELEGLSVESAVGLLYSHLDYAASSYVPVCTIRPSAYPRWFTRESIALVKSKRRAHYTFKRTNLFSDYLVFSNARSQCKALSGVVWRDYVGRTENSIPNNINNFWNFINTITNKGSSPPYVYRDGVHTSDEIATANHFADFFESVYNNNSITCGASNGSILIDMTGHDVGVKTNSEVISIDISIGEVFTQINRMKSSSSPGSDGIPSIFIKSCCYILSRIL